From the Thermus thermamylovorans genome, one window contains:
- the otsB gene encoding trehalose-phosphatase — MRAANPLFLLDYDGTLAPIAPRPEEALPHPEALEVLKGLMARYPLYVITGRRVADLARLLPLPGLPVVGGHGLEEGVVGGEARPLFPVDLAPLRPRLPVCPGVRVEDKGFALALHFREAADEAKARACLEAWLEAQGELLERLGLEALPGKMVLELKPKGVDKGQAALRLLRRHPGRTPVYVGDDLTDEAAFRALKGLGLTLKVGEGPTQAGGRLRDVEAVLDYLKTYLPGP; from the coding sequence ATGCGGGCGGCAAACCCCCTTTTCCTCCTGGACTACGACGGCACCCTGGCCCCCATCGCCCCGAGGCCCGAGGAGGCCCTCCCCCACCCCGAGGCCCTGGAGGTGCTCAAGGGGCTCATGGCCCGCTACCCTCTCTACGTGATCACGGGGCGGCGGGTGGCGGACCTGGCCCGCCTCCTCCCCCTTCCCGGCCTCCCCGTGGTGGGGGGGCACGGCCTGGAGGAGGGGGTGGTGGGGGGGGAGGCCCGGCCCCTCTTCCCCGTGGACCTCGCCCCCCTGCGCCCCCGGCTCCCCGTCTGCCCCGGGGTGCGGGTGGAGGACAAGGGCTTCGCCCTGGCCCTGCACTTCCGGGAGGCGGCGGACGAGGCAAAGGCGCGGGCCTGCCTGGAGGCCTGGCTGGAGGCCCAAGGGGAGCTCCTGGAGCGGCTCGGCCTCGAGGCCCTCCCCGGCAAGATGGTGCTGGAGCTCAAGCCCAAGGGGGTGGACAAGGGCCAGGCCGCCCTCCGCCTCCTCCGGCGCCACCCCGGGCGCACCCCGGTCTACGTGGGGGACGACCTCACCGACGAGGCCGCCTTCCGGGCCCTCAAGGGCCTCGGCCTCACCCTCAAGGTGGGGGAAGGCCCTACCCAGGCCGGGGGGCGGCTCAGGGACGTGGAGGCGGTCCTGGACTACTTGAAAACCTACCTCCCGGGGCCCTAG
- a CDS encoding alpha,alpha-trehalose-phosphate synthase (UDP-forming) has translation MSLIVVANRAPFRLTPEGLAPAVGGLATALLPVLEARGGVWVAAGEWGEKPIAPPRESRVRLLRVPLTEREWQGYYGGFANRVLWPLCHYFLERVELRREHFQDYLRVNRRFAEAVSGAWREGDVVFVQDYHLLLLPGLLRERIRAPIGFFFHIPWPSSGVFRILPWGRALVEGVLGADLVGFHTPEYVENFLRTAAYYGFPVEGNRVRVGERSVRVEAHPLGIDTRRFRELAEDPGVGAHARALRRLAGADRLILGVDRLDYTKGVLERLLAYERLLQSYPHWRGRVAFFQIATPSRTSVAAYRELKRRVDEAAGRILGNFLREDWVPLRYFYQTYSQEELAAFYRAADVAFITPLRDGMNLVALEYAYTAGEGVLVLSSLAGAAEYLKEALLVNPYDLDGMAATLDRALRMPLGERQERLEALKGRVEALEVQGWAERFLASLEG, from the coding sequence GTGAGCCTCATCGTCGTGGCCAACCGCGCCCCCTTCCGCCTGACCCCCGAGGGCCTGGCCCCGGCGGTGGGCGGGCTGGCCACCGCCCTCCTGCCGGTGCTGGAGGCCCGGGGCGGGGTCTGGGTGGCCGCGGGGGAGTGGGGGGAGAAACCCATCGCCCCTCCCCGGGAAAGCCGGGTGCGCCTCCTCCGGGTCCCCCTGACCGAGCGGGAGTGGCAGGGCTACTACGGGGGGTTCGCCAACCGGGTGCTCTGGCCCCTGTGCCACTACTTCCTGGAACGGGTGGAGCTAAGGCGGGAGCACTTCCAGGACTACCTGCGGGTCAACCGCCGCTTCGCCGAGGCGGTGAGCGGGGCCTGGCGGGAAGGGGACGTGGTCTTCGTCCAGGACTACCACCTCCTCCTCCTGCCGGGGCTTTTGCGGGAGCGGATCCGGGCCCCCATCGGCTTCTTCTTCCACATCCCCTGGCCCTCCAGCGGGGTCTTCCGCATCCTCCCCTGGGGGAGGGCCCTGGTGGAGGGGGTCCTGGGGGCGGACCTGGTGGGCTTCCATACCCCGGAGTACGTGGAGAACTTCCTCCGCACCGCGGCCTACTACGGCTTCCCCGTGGAGGGGAACCGGGTGCGGGTGGGGGAGCGCTCCGTGCGGGTGGAGGCCCACCCCCTGGGGATCGACACCCGCCGCTTCCGGGAGCTGGCCGAGGACCCCGGGGTGGGGGCCCACGCCCGGGCCCTGCGGCGGCTCGCCGGGGCCGACCGCCTCATCCTGGGGGTGGACCGGCTGGACTACACCAAGGGGGTGCTGGAACGGCTCCTGGCCTACGAGCGCCTCCTGCAGTCCTACCCCCACTGGCGGGGCCGGGTGGCCTTCTTCCAGATCGCCACCCCGAGCCGCACCTCCGTGGCCGCCTACCGGGAGCTCAAGCGCCGGGTGGACGAGGCCGCGGGGAGGATCCTGGGGAACTTCCTGCGGGAGGACTGGGTGCCCTTGCGCTACTTCTACCAGACCTACAGCCAGGAGGAGCTCGCCGCCTTCTACCGGGCGGCGGACGTGGCCTTCATCACCCCCTTGCGGGACGGGATGAACCTGGTGGCCCTGGAGTACGCCTACACCGCCGGGGAAGGGGTCCTGGTCCTCTCCTCCCTGGCGGGGGCGGCGGAGTACCTGAAAGAGGCCCTCCTGGTGAACCCCTACGACCTGGACGGGATGGCGGCCACCCTGGACCGGGCCCTGAGGATGCCCCTGGGCGAGCGCCAGGAGCGCCTCGAGGCCCTCAAGGGGCGGGTGGAGGCCCTGGAGGTCCAGGGCTGGGCGGAGCGTTTCCTGGCCTCCCTGGAGGGCTGA